A DNA window from Methanosphaera sp. WGK6 contains the following coding sequences:
- a CDS encoding ERF family protein, with protein MFTEKTHKEDMPVHLLKKIMQARKMFKDKGIKKSGYNQFQKFSYYELKDIIPEAIEICLELNIATQFTYEYNRYVLRVYDLDNLEEIEFSMPGKELPNEGNVNNQLQNIGKVQTYTRRYLYMQFLDITENDVVDASKPKKSYKYPIS; from the coding sequence ATGTTCACAGAAAAAACTCATAAAGAAGATATGCCTGTACATTTACTAAAGAAAATAATGCAAGCACGAAAAATGTTTAAAGATAAAGGAATAAAAAAGTCAGGATATAATCAATTTCAAAAATTTTCATATTACGAACTTAAAGATATAATTCCTGAAGCTATAGAAATTTGTCTAGAATTAAATATAGCAACACAATTTACCTATGAATATAATCGTTATGTTCTTAGAGTATATGACTTAGATAATTTAGAGGAAATTGAATTTTCCATGCCCGGTAAAGAATTACCTAATGAGGGAAATGTAAATAATCAATTACAAAATATAGGCAAAGTACAAACATATACTCGTCGTTATTTATATATGCAATTCTTAGATATTACAGAAAATGATGTGGTAGATGCAAGTAAACCTAAAAAGAGTTATAAATATCCAATAAGTTAG
- a CDS encoding YigZ family protein gives MVVEEVCAGKLVDRKSQFYAHLYKISNLESDVLEIQKIHNKKYKKAAHHCYAALCGNDEDSRNDGEVGSPGRVLLELLHEYKLDGYMIMISRKFGGIKLGQGGVARAFRNTGRGVIESYLSSQKE, from the coding sequence ATGGTAGTTGAAGAAGTTTGTGCAGGTAAACTAGTGGATCGTAAATCACAGTTTTATGCACATTTATATAAAATTAGTAATTTAGAATCAGATGTTTTAGAGATACAAAAAATTCATAACAAAAAATATAAAAAAGCAGCTCATCATTGTTATGCTGCATTATGTGGTAATGATGAAGATTCACGTAATGATGGTGAAGTAGGTTCTCCTGGTCGTGTATTACTAGAATTATTACATGAATATAAACTTGATGGTTACATGATTATGATTTCACGTAAATTTGGTGGTATTAAATTAGGTCAGGGCGGGGTTGCACGTGCATTTAGAAATACTGGACGTGGTGTTATAGAATCCTATTTATCTAGTCAAAAAGAATAG